In Pelodictyon luteolum DSM 273, the genomic stretch CAGTGTGGACGGCATGCGTCCTGCAATGATGGGTGTTCTGTTCGAACTTGAAGGAAGCATCATCACTGCCGTTGCAACTGACGGTCACCGCCTTGTGCGATGCCGCAAGGCCTCATCTGTCGATCTGAGCGAGAAAAACAAGGTGGTTGTTCCTGCACGGGTACTTTCCATCCTCCAGAAACTTGCCCAGACCGATTCTGTCACCATGCAATTCGACAGTGAAAGGAAGTTTGTCCGCTTCATCTGTGGAAGCATTGTGCTCGATGCCGCCCTCATTGTCGAACCCTACCCGAATTATGAGGCTGTCATCCCGGTTGAACACGACCGGAACCTCATCATCAACCGTTCAATGATCTATGATTCTGTCCGACGGGTCGGCAGGTTTTCGAGCATAGGCGATGTCAAGGTCGTTCTAGAGGGTCAGATGATGAAGATTATGGCCGAGAATACCAATGAGGGTGAGTCGGCGCAGGAGGAACTGGCATGTGAGTTCAGTGGTGAGGATATGGCCATCGGATTCAATTCACGTTTCATCGAAGCTGCTCTAGCCCATCTTGATGAAAACGAGATACGCATCGAATTGAAAAGCCCCACGACCGCAGTTATTTTCCGCCCTCATGGAGAAGAAGAGAATGACAACCTGATCATTCTTGTCATGCCTGTCCGCATAAACAACTGAGCCTGACTCTGAAAGCCGTCAGCACTGCGCAGTCGGCTTTTTTCTTCCCTGCATCTGCTGATCCTGCAAACAATGATGAGTGGCATCCTGAAAAGCGCCGATTTTCGACGAGTGCCTAAAATGAGGTACTCTCCTTGAGGCTCAAAAACATACAGGTTGAGAATTTCAGGAACCATCACTCACTTGCCTTCCAGCCTGAAGAGGGTATTACGGTGCTGTATGGTCCCAATGGATCCGGAAAAACTTCGGTGCTTGAAGCCATCCATTACTGTGCGCTTACAAAAAGCCTTCTGGGCGCGCCGGAATCCGAGTGTCTTGCGTTCTCAGAAGAGTATTTTATCATTTCCGGTGAGTTCGTTAGTACGCGTGGCACGTCGCTCAGTGTAAAGGTATCATACGGAAAAGACAGAGGGAAGCTGGTACAGCTGAACCAGAGTGAGGTTAAACCGTTTTCACAGCACGTCGGCACCATTCCCTGTATAACCTTTTCTCCTTCTGAAATAGCCATTGTCAACGGCTCACCGGGGGAACGAAGGCGCTTCCTTGACAATGCACTCAGTCAATCGGACCGGCGTTACCTTGACGAGCTGCTTGACTACCGCAGGGTGCTGCAGCAGCGCAATGCCCTTCTTCTGCAGCTCGCTTCTTCAAGCGGTGGATCACGAGAGATGCTTGATCTCTGGACTGAGAACCTGGCCGATCTTGCTGCCGGAGTTACCCTCAGGCGCATCAGCTTCCTTGGTGAGCTTTCGGTTTATTTCGAGCCACTGCAGACCAGTCTTGCCGGAAAGGGATCCCATCTGGTCACGTATCGTTCTTCATTCGGGACTATCGATTCAGGCCTTTCTCGTGATGAACTTCGGGACCGTTACATAAAACGCTTCAAAGAGACTCAGCGGCAGGAGCTACTTCGCACTCAGACAATGTCCGGGCCGCATCGTGATGATCTGCTGTTTCTTTCAAACGGCAGGGAAATTAAAAAATACGGTTCACAGGGTCAGCAGCGCGCTTTCCTCATAAGCTTGAAGCTTGCCCTCTTCCGCTACTTCAGCCATCGGCTTCCCGAAAGCCCAATATGCCTGTTCGACGATATGTTCAGTGAACTTGATGCAGAAAGGACATCCGAAATTTTCAATATCCTTGAGGATTGCGGCCAGACTATTCTAACCACGACGGATGGAAGCCTTCACCCGGCATCTCAGGCTGTCAGCGTTACAGCACTTCCGGGATACAGAGGGGGCTGAAGATGGCAAGAACTCGCAATCCTAAACCGTTCTCTGCTATTGCAGGGGAAATGTACCAGACGCTTGGCATGCGGGAGGCGTTCCTGCAGTTCAAGGCGCTTGAGGCCTGGGGCGGGGTTGTCGGTCCTGCAATTGCTCGTGCAACCACAGTAGAGCGGTTTTCGGACGGCCAGTTGTTCGTCAGGGTCCGCAACTCCTCATGGCGGATGGAGTTGAACTACCGCAAGGTGGATATTGTCCGGCAACTCAACGCAGTTCTTGAAAAACCAATGGTAAAGGAAATCATTTTTCGCTGATTTGCCGCGCCCCCTTCGGGGGTTCTTTTCTGCATCTTTGGCTGCTACGAGGCTTATCTGAAGCCGAAAACCCTCCTTCGCATGTAGCAGCGGGGGAGGGTTTTCTATTGAAGCAAGCCGTCTTATGGCCGTTCTGTTCAGATGTTGCAGCTAAGGCGGTACATTTCAATCATTTTCTCAGCGTAGGCTTTCCCAAAGTCGATGCACTCTTTGAACGCCTCTTCGTGTGGCTTGAACTTCACCATCATGTTGCGCTCGAATACCTTCAACTTGAGCATAGTGAAATTACCCTCAATCATTTTTGACGCCTCCCCGCTCCAGCCATACGACCCGAATGCAGCTCCAAGCTTGCCCTTGTCCCTGATGGGATTGATTGCACCGAAGAATCCGTAGATCTGCGGCAGAATGTTTTGATTGATGGTGGGAGAGCCGAGGATGATGCCTGATGCATGGGCAATCTTCTCTTCAAGCTTTGAGAAATGCATATGCTCGATATCGCACACGTCAATGGTGAAGTCGCAGGAACTCTTCAATCCTTCGGCAATTTTATTTGCCAGAAGCATCGTGTTCTCATAGGCCGAAACATAAGCAATGAGGATGTTCTTTTCGTTCGGCAGTGCGATGGCTCCCATTGCATAACGCTGCGACATGTCGACATACTTTTTCCAGTCGCTGCGCAGAATTGGACCGTGCCCGGGACAGATGACTGAAATGTCCAGGGGTTTTATCTTTTCGATCGCCTGTATCATGTATTTGCTGAACGGTCGTAGAATCGCGTCGAAATAGTATGTGAATGCGTCGTCGAAGTCCCCTACTTCATCATCGTACATTTTTTCATTGCAGAAATGTGAACCGAACGAGTCGCAAGTAAAGAGTACGCGCTCCTCCTCAAGCCAGGTGTAGATCGTATCGGGCCAGTGGAGATTCGGGGCATTTATGAAATGAAGTGTTTTGTTTCCGAGGTCAAGCGTGTCGCCGGTTTTCACAGCGATCGAGCGGAAGTCGTGGCCGGTCTGGTCGCGAAGAAATTTCAGCGCGTTGCCGCTGCCGACAACAGTGGCATTCGGCGCAATCTTGAGCAGGTTGGCAACGTTTCCGGAATGGTCTGGCTCGGTATGGTCTACTATGATGTATTCAATCTCTGCCGGATCGGTAACCTGTTTTATCTTGGCGAGATATTCAGGCCAGAACTTCTCTTTGGTCGTTTCTACGATGGCCTTCTTCTCAGCATTGATGAAATAGGAGTTGTAGGTCGTACCGTATTTAGTCTCCATGACGATGTCAAAGGTGATAAGTCCGGGATCAAGTACGCCGATCCAGGTCACGCTTGGGCTTACCGGGAGGATGTTCTTGTCTGTCATATTGATGTTCCGTGGGTTTGATGTTGATTCTTCAGATACCTTTACTACGCTTATACTTACAGTTATCGTTCCCTCCTGGCTTAATCCCCTTCTCCGGGCGAAAGGATCAGTTCCTGAAGCTCAATGCCTTCTGGAGAAAATGAGAACAGGGTGTCATCTGAAAATATAGAGCTGTAATCCTGCGGTTTAAAGAAAGGTATGAATTTCTGGCAGTATTCATCCAGCCGTTTCAGATAGAAGGAGGTATTTTCATCCGGTTTATCCCTGCTCCATTCCGCAGCTGGTTTCCCTCGGTCGCTCGCTGCTCCGCCCTGTCCAGTTCCTGCGATGTAGTAGGTGATCCGGTCGCCTTTCGTTACCATGATGGCGGAGCGGATGGCGGTTTCGTACGTGATCGATTTTGAGCGTTTTCCTGATGCTACATCTTCCCGGTACTGCTCAAGAGAACTCTTCATGCTCTCGGTGCGTGAAAAATCAGTAATATCCAGTCCGTGGTTCAGGATCTTGTTTCTGTACTCACGGTAGAGGTCGTGAAGTCCCGTGATATCCTCGGCAAGGAGCTGTTCAAATCCCCTTCTTATGAAATCCCTTCCAAACTTCTCACCACTACGGCTGGTCAGTGAAGAACCTTTCATTTTCATTATGCCGTTATAGTCCAGCAACGCATAGTTTTTTTTCAGGTAGGAAATCATTTTTCGGAACCGACCGTCAAAACCGATGTTGATGCCATCGGGCATCAGTTCAGAGACATCCTGAACCAGGGCCCGTTCTTCTGCCTCACTCTTGACGGAGTCGGGAGGAATGAAGAGAATTCCGTCAGTATCGACTTCGATGATCCTGCATCCTCTCGATTCGAATTCACGGATCATTTTCTTTGCGATGGACTGTCCGGTGGACGTCACCCTGTCGGCCTCATCAAAATCGTTGAACAGGCCGCCGCTGAATCCGAGATACCCGTACATTGCGTTGATGAGGATCTTGAACGATCCCTGCATGGCATCGTAATTTGCAGCCAGCGAAGTATTGCCCATTCTCTTTTCTTCACCGGCAAGGGCCTTGGCTTTCAGCCTGAGTTCTCGCAGGTCACCCAGTACGCCCGGAAAGACTTTCAAACTGTCACTTTTGGGGCAGACTCCGTACGAGAGCATAATCGACGGGTATAGCGACTCCACGTCAGCATAGACGATCGGCCCCAGCACCCCTTTCCTGAACACCTCGGTATAGCCTCCCGCATGCTGCTGACCAAGTGTCGGACGGGGGACGGAATGTTTGAGGCGGAGATATTCCCTGATGAACAGAGCTTCGATTTTTGCCGCCTGTCCGATTCTTGCAGTCATTGCATAGGTGTAGGGGAGCATCTGTGA encodes the following:
- the recF gene encoding DNA replication/repair protein RecF (All proteins in this family for which functions are known are DNA-binding proteins that assist the filamentation of RecA onto DNA for the initiation of recombination or recombinational repair.); translated protein: MRLKNIQVENFRNHHSLAFQPEEGITVLYGPNGSGKTSVLEAIHYCALTKSLLGAPESECLAFSEEYFIISGEFVSTRGTSLSVKVSYGKDRGKLVQLNQSEVKPFSQHVGTIPCITFSPSEIAIVNGSPGERRRFLDNALSQSDRRYLDELLDYRRVLQQRNALLLQLASSSGGSREMLDLWTENLADLAAGVTLRRISFLGELSVYFEPLQTSLAGKGSHLVTYRSSFGTIDSGLSRDELRDRYIKRFKETQRQELLRTQTMSGPHRDDLLFLSNGREIKKYGSQGQQRAFLISLKLALFRYFSHRLPESPICLFDDMFSELDAERTSEIFNILEDCGQTILTTTDGSLHPASQAVSVTALPGYRGG
- a CDS encoding DNA polymerase domain-containing protein translates to MDTIISDILKNELLFGKDKEERIVGAYPISDTHIRLFNRTNEGVTSHDEPLYPFFFLTDAILLEGYIPVDGSKYWLIKLDGDNHYRSLAIFRNLKSSRGALDHLAGKKPDAQDNRGIDAGEGGLEVIQNVYSRGDGVTQYMMQTGKTFFKGMIFDELYRMQLDIETLYDPAKPPKKGRGIGEDEIIIISMSDNRGWEMAIHSRDRSEKELLREMVRIITEKDPDVIEGHNIFSFDLPYIQARCELHRVPFAIGRNGTLPKSYPASIRFAERSIDYPFYDIPGRHVIDTLFLVQSYDITKRSMQSYGLKAVARHFGFASENRTYVEYSDIAEMWRTRDDRLLAYALDDVRETRELSTLLSGSSFYLSQMLPYTYAMTARIGQAAKIEALFIREYLRLKHSVPRPTLGQQHAGGYTEVFRKGVLGPIVYADVESLYPSIMLSYGVCPKSDSLKVFPGVLGDLRELRLKAKALAGEEKRMGNTSLAANYDAMQGSFKILINAMYGYLGFSGGLFNDFDEADRVTSTGQSIAKKMIREFESRGCRIIEVDTDGILFIPPDSVKSEAEERALVQDVSELMPDGINIGFDGRFRKMISYLKKNYALLDYNGIMKMKGSSLTSRSGEKFGRDFIRRGFEQLLAEDITGLHDLYREYRNKILNHGLDITDFSRTESMKSSLEQYREDVASGKRSKSITYETAIRSAIMVTKGDRITYYIAGTGQGGAASDRGKPAAEWSRDKPDENTSFYLKRLDEYCQKFIPFFKPQDYSSIFSDDTLFSFSPEGIELQELILSPGEGD
- a CDS encoding DUF721 domain-containing protein; its protein translation is MARTRNPKPFSAIAGEMYQTLGMREAFLQFKALEAWGGVVGPAIARATTVERFSDGQLFVRVRNSSWRMELNYRKVDIVRQLNAVLEKPMVKEIIFR
- the dnaN gene encoding DNA polymerase III subunit beta, with protein sequence MKLTSSIRQLQDAVSKVAQAIPAKSIDQRFENINLSLEPGELTLFASDGEVSITAKSGVESSDSGNIGIRARTLQDFLRSMYDTSVMFSIERQEISDHGTVSISTDKGRYRIPCLFQSKPEKQDKQYDISIEMETSEMLDLIQKTTFACSVDGMRPAMMGVLFELEGSIITAVATDGHRLVRCRKASSVDLSEKNKVVVPARVLSILQKLAQTDSVTMQFDSERKFVRFICGSIVLDAALIVEPYPNYEAVIPVEHDRNLIINRSMIYDSVRRVGRFSSIGDVKVVLEGQMMKIMAENTNEGESAQEELACEFSGEDMAIGFNSRFIEAALAHLDENEIRIELKSPTTAVIFRPHGEEENDNLIILVMPVRINN
- a CDS encoding FprA family A-type flavoprotein, which produces MTDKNILPVSPSVTWIGVLDPGLITFDIVMETKYGTTYNSYFINAEKKAIVETTKEKFWPEYLAKIKQVTDPAEIEYIIVDHTEPDHSGNVANLLKIAPNATVVGSGNALKFLRDQTGHDFRSIAVKTGDTLDLGNKTLHFINAPNLHWPDTIYTWLEEERVLFTCDSFGSHFCNEKMYDDEVGDFDDAFTYYFDAILRPFSKYMIQAIEKIKPLDISVICPGHGPILRSDWKKYVDMSQRYAMGAIALPNEKNILIAYVSAYENTMLLANKIAEGLKSSCDFTIDVCDIEHMHFSKLEEKIAHASGIILGSPTINQNILPQIYGFFGAINPIRDKGKLGAAFGSYGWSGEASKMIEGNFTMLKLKVFERNMMVKFKPHEEAFKECIDFGKAYAEKMIEMYRLSCNI